In the genome of Kitasatospora cathayae, one region contains:
- a CDS encoding VOC family protein, whose amino-acid sequence MIGALQCLVLDCPQPAVLALGAVRLHDAGGWRVYADPAGHPFCLVRS is encoded by the coding sequence GTGATCGGCGCACTGCAGTGCCTCGTGCTCGACTGCCCGCAGCCGGCGGTGCTCGCCCTCGGTGCCGTACGGCTGCACGACGCCGGCGGGTGGCGCGTCTACGCGGATCCGGCCGGGCACCCGTTCTGCCTGGTCAGGAGCTGA
- a CDS encoding cyclase family protein → MAATLVDLTHQVTTAMPVYPGDPAVLLEPALTTATAGVNVLALHLGSQSGTHVDAPYHVDVTWPTLDGLPLERFTGPAVVADLRGLEPRTAVTPELLAPALERCGEGSVLLLATGWARHWGTDAYLAHPSLTPAAAEAIVAAGVRTVGVDALSVDPTPDPGPDDRAVAALLADLTDEHDGPDASAEEPTLAAHRVLLGAEGGGVIAENLTDLRALLEAQQAGRPVEVSLFPLRLVAADGAPVRAVARLG, encoded by the coding sequence ATGGCAGCGACCCTCGTCGACCTCACCCATCAGGTGACCACCGCGATGCCGGTCTACCCCGGCGATCCGGCCGTCCTGCTGGAGCCCGCACTCACCACCGCCACCGCCGGGGTGAACGTGCTGGCCCTGCACCTCGGCTCGCAGTCCGGGACGCACGTGGACGCGCCGTACCACGTGGACGTCACCTGGCCGACCCTGGACGGGCTGCCGCTGGAGCGGTTCACCGGCCCGGCCGTGGTGGCCGACCTGCGCGGGCTGGAACCCCGTACGGCCGTCACCCCCGAGCTGTTGGCGCCCGCGCTGGAGCGCTGCGGCGAGGGCTCCGTGCTGCTGCTGGCCACCGGCTGGGCCCGGCACTGGGGCACCGACGCCTACCTGGCCCACCCCAGCCTCACCCCGGCCGCCGCCGAGGCGATCGTGGCCGCCGGGGTGCGGACGGTCGGGGTGGACGCGCTGAGCGTGGACCCCACCCCCGACCCGGGGCCGGACGACCGGGCGGTGGCCGCGCTGCTCGCCGACCTCACCGACGAGCACGACGGGCCCGACGCCTCGGCGGAGGAGCCGACGCTGGCCGCCCACCGGGTGCTGCTGGGGGCGGAGGGCGGCGGGGTGATCGCCGAGAACCTGACCGACCTGCGGGCGCTGCTGGAGGCGCAGCAGGCCGGCCGGCCGGTCGAGGTCTCGCTGTTCCCGCTGCGGCTGGTGGCGGCGGACGGGGCGCCGGTGCGGGCGGTGGCGCGGCTGGGCTGA
- the gcvH gene encoding glycine cleavage system protein GcvH, with protein MSAVPTDLKYTRDHEWVLVQGKTARVGITDYAQKQLGDIVFVELPKENDEFDLGRAFGSVESVKSVSELYAPLSGTVTKVNQDLNDAPEDVNSDPYGDGWMIELTLTNAGELKELLTPAQYEEYIKEG; from the coding sequence ATGTCCGCCGTCCCCACCGACCTCAAGTACACCAGGGACCACGAGTGGGTCCTGGTGCAGGGCAAGACCGCCCGCGTGGGCATCACCGACTACGCGCAGAAGCAGCTCGGCGACATCGTCTTCGTCGAACTCCCCAAGGAGAACGACGAGTTCGACCTCGGCCGGGCGTTCGGCTCGGTGGAGTCGGTCAAGTCGGTGAGCGAGCTCTACGCCCCGCTGTCCGGAACGGTCACCAAGGTGAACCAGGACCTGAACGACGCGCCCGAGGACGTCAACAGCGATCCGTACGGCGACGGTTGGATGATCGAGCTGACGCTCACCAACGCCGGGGAGCTGAAGGAACTGCTCACCCCGGCCCAGTACGAGGAGTACATCAAGGAGGGGTAG
- a CDS encoding alpha/beta fold hydrolase, which produces MTIPHRLTGTGDHHVLVLHDWFGTSAGWGPFLDYLDGTAFSYAFLDYRGYGERKDVTGAYTLAEIAADALALVDQLGWDRFSLVGHSMGGKAAQQVLAEAPLRVRKLVGLAPVPAGAYPLDAVGETLFYGAAEDREKRYAILDLVTGQRAGRVWLDRMVDQSLRLSNPEAFGGYVRDWTTADLERRISGNPVPVKVIVGEHDLALTADVMRGTWLEHYPNAELEELGGSGHYPMYEAPVALASSLESFLHN; this is translated from the coding sequence ATGACGATCCCTCACCGCCTGACCGGCACCGGCGACCACCACGTCCTCGTCCTGCACGACTGGTTCGGCACCAGCGCGGGCTGGGGGCCCTTCCTCGACTACCTCGACGGCACGGCCTTCAGCTACGCCTTCCTCGACTACCGCGGCTACGGTGAGCGCAAGGACGTCACCGGCGCGTACACCCTCGCCGAGATCGCCGCCGACGCCCTCGCCCTCGTCGACCAACTCGGCTGGGACCGCTTCTCGTTGGTCGGCCACTCGATGGGCGGCAAGGCGGCCCAGCAGGTCCTCGCCGAGGCGCCGCTGCGGGTGCGCAAGCTGGTCGGGCTGGCGCCCGTACCGGCCGGGGCGTACCCGCTGGACGCGGTCGGCGAGACGCTGTTCTACGGCGCGGCCGAGGACCGGGAGAAGCGGTACGCGATCCTCGACCTGGTCACCGGCCAGCGGGCCGGCCGGGTCTGGCTGGACCGGATGGTCGACCAGTCGCTGCGGCTGTCGAACCCCGAGGCCTTCGGCGGCTACGTCCGGGACTGGACGACGGCCGACCTGGAGCGCCGGATCAGCGGCAACCCGGTGCCGGTCAAGGTGATCGTCGGCGAGCACGACCTCGCCCTGACCGCCGACGTCATGCGGGGCACCTGGCTCGAGCACTACCCCAACGCCGAGCTGGAGGAGCTCGGCGGCTCCGGGCACTACCCGATGTACGAGGCCCCGGTGGCGCTGGCGTCCTCGCTGGAGTCCTTCCTGCACAACTGA
- a CDS encoding FAD-dependent oxidoreductase — protein sequence MSVVVSGGGPAGMMLGLILARAGVEVTVLEKHGDFLRDFRGDTVHASTVRLMDELGLGRKFAALPQSRLGNMVVPVPGVGTVALSAFDKLPAPYNYIAMMPQWDLLNFLVEEAEQEPTFTVRMNTEATGLLREGGRVVGVRYRTRDGEEGEIRADLTVAADGRHSTLRREAGLTPEEYPVPFDVWWFRLPRHAHEQAAPPNLAPGFGDREMALSLTRADFFQIAYFKAKGSDARLRAEGIERFRARIARIMPQYADRVDQLAGMDDVHLLDVKLNRLDRWYVDGLLLIGDAAHAMSPAGGVGINLAIQDAVAAATLLAEPLRHGRPTVAALARVQQRRWWPTVVMQRMQRILHGAMFVPVLSGRRAGPPAGFAAVTRRVPAVRLAISRLVAFGPRPEHAPAFARRPAG from the coding sequence ATGAGCGTCGTCGTCTCCGGGGGCGGACCGGCTGGAATGATGCTGGGCCTGATTCTGGCCCGCGCGGGCGTCGAGGTGACCGTCCTGGAGAAGCACGGCGACTTCCTGCGCGACTTCCGCGGCGACACCGTCCACGCCTCCACCGTGCGGCTGATGGACGAACTCGGCCTCGGCCGGAAGTTCGCCGCACTGCCGCAGAGCCGGCTCGGCAACATGGTGGTGCCGGTGCCCGGCGTCGGCACGGTCGCGCTGAGCGCCTTCGACAAGCTGCCCGCGCCGTACAACTACATCGCCATGATGCCGCAGTGGGACCTGCTCAACTTCCTGGTCGAGGAGGCGGAGCAGGAGCCCACCTTCACCGTGCGGATGAACACCGAGGCGACCGGGCTGCTGCGGGAGGGCGGCCGGGTGGTCGGCGTCCGCTACCGCACCCGGGACGGCGAGGAGGGCGAGATCCGCGCCGACCTCACCGTCGCCGCCGACGGCCGGCACTCCACCCTGCGCCGGGAGGCCGGACTCACCCCCGAGGAGTACCCGGTGCCCTTCGACGTCTGGTGGTTCCGGCTCCCCCGGCACGCCCACGAGCAGGCCGCACCGCCCAACCTCGCCCCCGGCTTCGGGGACCGCGAGATGGCGCTCAGCCTCACCCGCGCCGACTTCTTCCAGATCGCCTACTTCAAGGCGAAGGGCTCCGACGCCCGACTGCGCGCCGAGGGCATCGAGCGCTTCCGCGCCCGGATCGCCCGGATCATGCCGCAGTACGCCGACCGGGTCGACCAGTTGGCCGGCATGGACGACGTCCACCTGCTCGACGTCAAACTCAACCGGCTGGACCGCTGGTACGTCGACGGGCTGCTGCTGATCGGCGATGCCGCCCACGCGATGTCCCCGGCCGGCGGGGTCGGCATCAACCTCGCCATCCAGGACGCCGTCGCCGCCGCCACCCTGCTCGCCGAACCGCTCCGGCACGGCCGCCCGACCGTCGCCGCCCTGGCCCGGGTGCAGCAGCGCCGCTGGTGGCCGACCGTGGTCATGCAGCGGATGCAGCGGATCCTGCACGGCGCGATGTTCGTCCCGGTGCTCTCCGGCCGCCGGGCCGGCCCGCCCGCCGGCTTCGCCGCGGTCACCCGCCGGGTGCCCGCGGTGCGGCTGGCCATCTCCCGCCTCGTCGCCTTCGGACCGCGCCCCGAGCACGCCCCGGCCTTCGCCCGGCGGCCCGCCGGGTGA
- the mqnP gene encoding menaquinone biosynthesis prenyltransferase MqnP has translation MSTAAVETPGRTRAFLRLVMIEHSVFALPFAYIAALTAMFLADKRVHWGELFIVTVCMVGLRTFAMAANRIIDRELDARNPRTAGRELVTGAVSLKTAYVGSAVALVVFLGAAAMLNPLCLALAPVAVVPMVVYPYGKRFTNFPQAILGLAQAMGPVGAWLAVTGSWSWQAVLLGVAVGIWIGGFDLIYACQDVESDRETGVGSPPARFGVPAAIWGARVCHVLTTLLLGWFALLSHAGPAFWIGLLVVAGAFVYEHTIVRPNDLSKLNRAFFQTNSFVGISLFFFALVDLVIRGLGL, from the coding sequence GTGAGCACGGCTGCCGTCGAAACCCCCGGGCGCACCCGGGCCTTCCTGCGCCTGGTGATGATCGAGCACTCGGTCTTCGCCCTGCCCTTCGCCTACATCGCCGCGCTGACCGCCATGTTCCTGGCCGACAAGCGGGTGCACTGGGGCGAGCTGTTCATCGTCACCGTCTGCATGGTCGGCCTGCGCACCTTCGCCATGGCCGCCAACCGGATCATCGACCGCGAGCTCGACGCCCGGAACCCGCGCACCGCCGGGCGCGAACTCGTCACCGGCGCCGTGTCGTTGAAGACCGCGTACGTCGGCTCGGCGGTCGCCCTGGTGGTGTTCCTCGGCGCGGCGGCGATGCTCAACCCGCTGTGCCTGGCCCTCGCCCCGGTGGCCGTGGTGCCGATGGTCGTCTACCCGTACGGCAAGCGGTTCACCAACTTCCCGCAGGCGATCCTGGGCCTGGCCCAGGCCATGGGCCCGGTGGGCGCCTGGCTCGCGGTGACCGGCAGCTGGTCCTGGCAGGCCGTGCTCCTCGGCGTCGCGGTCGGCATCTGGATCGGCGGCTTCGACCTGATCTACGCCTGCCAGGACGTCGAGTCCGACCGGGAGACCGGCGTCGGCTCCCCGCCGGCCCGCTTCGGCGTCCCGGCGGCGATCTGGGGCGCGCGGGTCTGCCACGTCCTCACGACCCTGCTGCTCGGCTGGTTCGCGCTGCTCTCCCACGCCGGCCCGGCGTTCTGGATCGGCCTGCTGGTGGTCGCCGGCGCCTTCGTCTACGAGCACACCATCGTCCGGCCGAACGACCTCTCCAAGCTCAACCGGGCGTTCTTCCAGACGAACAGCTTCGTCGGCATCTCGCTGTTCTTCTTCGCCCTGGTCGACCTGGTCATCCGCGGCCTGGGGCTCTGA
- the mqnE gene encoding aminofutalosine synthase MqnE: protein MDAGLKRELEAKVYAGERLTREDGIALYESDDLAWLGGLAHHVRTRKNGDVVHFNVNRHLNMTNVCSASCAYCSFQRKPGEKDAYTMRIEEAVRLAKAMESESLTELHIVNGLHPTLPWRYYPRSLRELKAALPNVSLKAFTATEIHWFEKISGLSADEILDELIDAGLESLTGGGAEIFDWEVRQHIVDHDTHWEDWSRIHRLAHAKGLKTPCTMLYGHIEEPRHRVDHVLRLRELQDETGGFQVFIPLRYQHDFHDSKDGVVRNKLMACTEMATGAEALKTFAVSRLLFDNVPHVKVFWVMHGVTTAQLALSHGADDMDGSVVEYKITHDADNFGTPNKLGREDLLGLIRDAGFRPVERNTRYEVIREYDGPDLTRRETPQAMRL, encoded by the coding sequence ATGGACGCAGGGCTCAAGCGCGAGCTGGAGGCGAAGGTCTACGCGGGTGAGCGACTGACCCGTGAGGACGGGATCGCGCTCTACGAGAGCGACGACCTGGCCTGGCTGGGCGGGCTGGCCCACCACGTGCGGACGCGGAAGAACGGCGACGTCGTCCACTTCAACGTCAACCGGCACCTCAACATGACGAACGTGTGCAGCGCGTCCTGCGCGTACTGCTCGTTCCAGCGCAAGCCGGGCGAGAAGGACGCCTACACGATGCGCATCGAGGAGGCCGTCCGCCTCGCCAAGGCGATGGAGAGCGAGTCCCTCACCGAACTGCACATCGTCAACGGCCTGCACCCGACCCTGCCGTGGCGCTACTACCCGCGCTCGCTGCGGGAGCTGAAGGCGGCGCTGCCGAACGTCTCGCTGAAGGCCTTCACCGCCACCGAGATCCACTGGTTCGAGAAGATCAGCGGCCTGTCCGCCGACGAGATCCTGGACGAGCTGATCGACGCCGGCCTGGAGTCGCTGACCGGCGGCGGCGCGGAGATCTTCGACTGGGAGGTCCGCCAGCACATCGTCGACCACGACACCCACTGGGAGGACTGGTCGCGGATCCACCGCCTCGCCCACGCCAAGGGCCTCAAGACGCCCTGCACCATGCTGTACGGCCACATCGAGGAGCCCCGCCACCGGGTGGACCACGTGCTGCGGCTGCGCGAGCTGCAGGACGAGACCGGCGGCTTCCAGGTCTTCATCCCGCTGCGCTACCAGCACGACTTCCACGACTCCAAGGACGGCGTCGTGCGCAACAAGCTGATGGCCTGTACCGAGATGGCCACCGGCGCCGAGGCGCTGAAGACCTTCGCGGTCTCCCGGCTGCTCTTCGACAACGTCCCGCACGTCAAGGTCTTCTGGGTGATGCACGGCGTCACGACCGCTCAGCTGGCGCTCAGCCACGGCGCGGACGACATGGACGGCTCGGTGGTCGAGTACAAGATCACCCACGACGCGGACAACTTCGGCACCCCGAACAAGCTCGGCCGCGAGGACCTGCTCGGCCTGATCCGGGACGCCGGCTTCCGCCCGGTGGAGCGCAACACCCGCTACGAGGTCATCCGCGAGTACGACGGTCCGGACCTGACGCGCCGCGAGACCCCGCAGGCGATGCGCCTCTGA
- a CDS encoding MOSC domain-containing protein: MAEIIGVVERLWRYPVKSAGGERLDSVDVDVRGLAGDRLYAVRDASGKLGSAKNTRRFRRMDGLLRLSARLGRRIDGPELFDPLGRPVDHPTAFLRAYLQREDVELAREDAVSHFDRLPVSLLTTATLDWVREAVPFAVVDERRFRPNIVLRTPPGTPPFVEDAWFGRQAHGEAPDSARLSLVTSSERCAMTGAPQPGLPHAPEILKAIVHAHDGRLDALAEVVSPGRLRLGDRLVLD; encoded by the coding sequence ATGGCTGAGATCATCGGAGTGGTCGAGCGACTCTGGCGCTACCCCGTGAAGTCCGCCGGCGGCGAGCGGCTCGACTCCGTCGACGTGGACGTGCGCGGCCTGGCCGGCGACCGCCTCTACGCCGTCCGCGACGCCTCCGGCAAGCTCGGCTCGGCCAAGAACACCCGCCGCTTCCGTCGGATGGACGGCCTGCTCCGCCTCTCCGCCCGGCTCGGCCGCCGGATCGACGGCCCCGAACTGTTCGACCCGCTCGGCCGCCCGGTCGACCACCCGACCGCCTTCCTGCGCGCCTACCTCCAGCGCGAGGACGTCGAACTCGCCCGCGAGGACGCCGTATCGCACTTCGACCGGCTGCCGGTCAGCCTGCTCACCACCGCCACCCTGGACTGGGTGCGCGAGGCCGTCCCGTTCGCCGTCGTGGACGAACGCCGCTTCCGCCCCAACATCGTGCTGCGCACCCCGCCGGGCACCCCGCCCTTCGTCGAGGACGCCTGGTTCGGCCGCCAGGCCCACGGCGAGGCCCCCGACAGCGCCCGGCTCTCCCTCGTCACCTCCAGCGAGCGCTGCGCGATGACCGGCGCCCCGCAGCCCGGGCTGCCGCACGCCCCCGAGATCCTCAAGGCGATCGTGCACGCCCACGACGGACGCCTCGACGCCCTGGCCGAGGTGGTCTCCCCGGGGCGGCTACGGCTGGGCGACCGGCTGGTGCTGGACTGA
- a CDS encoding L,D-transpeptidase family protein, with translation MSGSHRATEYPPYEPMQEPVYGVPQQSHGAPYSAYEPYPQGGYGEYQQTADGYYEAYDQPFQAYPAEPEPAYQEYQQYQEPVHEPVHEPYLQEPLHEELAPVAPLASVTPAAAPAPGGRAAARGRRRKAKQKRHGKAVMAGTALLVAAAAGWYTVGQDASRSVATAADGPAPEGVSKPDQPAPPAPAAVQAATDRQSAPSAAGRSETRPDGSLAAIPGLGAAFTAKIPAATTQVVVAAGQGKDTDKNTVTLWTRTPEGRWLAGETWQGHNGKNGWTTDHNEGDLRSPIGVFDLTDAGGRNDNPGSKLPYDKDPSFVVSGTGFFGDQLAGSFDYVVAINYNRVAGSSPLDMRRPMGTKKGGGIWLHVDHDGPTHGCVSIPEDKMAQLIRTLDPAAHPVIVMGDAASLAA, from the coding sequence ATGTCCGGTTCTCATCGCGCCACCGAGTACCCGCCGTACGAGCCGATGCAGGAGCCGGTGTACGGGGTGCCGCAGCAGTCGCACGGGGCGCCGTACAGCGCGTACGAGCCGTACCCGCAGGGCGGCTACGGCGAGTACCAGCAGACCGCCGACGGGTACTACGAGGCGTACGACCAGCCGTTCCAGGCGTACCCCGCCGAGCCCGAACCGGCGTACCAGGAGTACCAGCAGTACCAGGAGCCGGTCCACGAGCCGGTCCACGAGCCGTACCTTCAGGAGCCGCTGCACGAGGAGCTCGCGCCCGTGGCGCCCCTCGCCTCCGTGACCCCGGCCGCGGCCCCCGCGCCCGGTGGCCGGGCCGCCGCCCGGGGGCGGCGGCGCAAGGCCAAACAGAAACGTCACGGCAAGGCCGTGATGGCCGGCACCGCACTGCTGGTCGCGGCCGCCGCCGGCTGGTACACCGTCGGCCAGGACGCTTCCAGGTCCGTCGCCACCGCCGCCGACGGCCCCGCCCCGGAGGGCGTCAGCAAGCCGGACCAGCCCGCACCGCCCGCCCCCGCCGCCGTCCAGGCCGCCACCGACCGGCAGTCCGCGCCCTCGGCCGCCGGCCGGAGCGAGACCCGCCCGGACGGCTCGCTGGCCGCGATACCCGGCCTCGGTGCCGCCTTCACCGCGAAGATCCCCGCCGCGACCACCCAGGTGGTGGTCGCCGCAGGCCAGGGCAAGGACACCGACAAGAACACCGTCACCCTGTGGACCCGCACCCCCGAGGGCCGCTGGCTGGCCGGGGAGACCTGGCAGGGCCACAACGGCAAGAACGGCTGGACCACCGACCACAACGAGGGCGATCTGCGCAGCCCGATCGGCGTCTTCGACCTCACCGACGCCGGCGGCCGCAACGACAACCCCGGCAGCAAGCTCCCGTACGACAAAGACCCGAGCTTCGTGGTCTCCGGGACGGGCTTCTTCGGCGACCAGCTGGCCGGCTCCTTCGACTACGTGGTCGCGATCAACTACAACCGGGTCGCCGGCAGCTCCCCGCTCGACATGCGCCGCCCGATGGGCACCAAGAAGGGCGGCGGCATCTGGCTGCACGTCGACCACGACGGCCCGACCCACGGCTGCGTGTCGATACCCGAGGACAAGATGGCCCAGCTGATCCGCACCCTGGACCCGGCCGCCCATCCGGTGATCGTGATGGGTGACGCCGCCTCACTGGCCGCCTGA
- a CDS encoding TetR/AcrR family transcriptional regulator has product MEDLVAAALTAAKERGRDVADVPLTAIATAAGISRSTLLRRLGGSRAALDEAVRQAGVDPGGRPPVRERAIEAASRLVAERGLGAITLDAVADRAECSLPSLHAVFEGRDGLLAAVFLQYGPLPDLEALAADPPERLEDTVRALHRTFLASLAGEPRIIPAVFADLLSRPDGPAARVMAVHMPRIVDGLGRLLLPHVESGRIRPLPLPVLVQLLLGPLLSRVLMRPVLETTLGAALPSLDESIDLFTEAYLRAVALPGADRETP; this is encoded by the coding sequence ATGGAGGACCTGGTGGCAGCCGCCCTCACCGCGGCGAAGGAACGGGGACGGGACGTCGCGGACGTGCCGCTGACGGCGATCGCGACGGCGGCCGGCATCTCGCGCAGCACCCTGTTGCGCCGGCTCGGCGGCTCCCGGGCCGCGCTGGACGAGGCGGTCCGGCAGGCGGGCGTCGACCCGGGCGGACGCCCCCCGGTGCGGGAGCGCGCGATCGAGGCGGCGTCCCGACTGGTCGCCGAACGCGGACTCGGCGCGATCACCCTGGACGCGGTCGCGGACCGCGCCGAGTGCTCGCTGCCCAGCCTGCACGCCGTCTTCGAGGGCCGGGACGGCCTGCTCGCCGCCGTCTTCCTGCAGTACGGCCCGCTGCCGGACCTGGAGGCACTGGCCGCCGACCCGCCCGAGCGCCTGGAGGACACCGTCCGGGCGCTCCACCGCACCTTCCTCGCCAGCCTCGCCGGCGAACCGCGGATCATTCCGGCGGTCTTCGCCGACCTGCTCAGCCGCCCCGACGGGCCCGCCGCCCGGGTGATGGCGGTCCACATGCCGCGGATCGTCGACGGCCTCGGCCGTCTGCTGCTGCCCCACGTCGAGTCCGGCCGGATCCGACCGCTGCCGCTCCCGGTGCTGGTGCAGCTGCTGCTCGGCCCGCTGCTCAGCCGGGTCCTGATGCGCCCGGTGCTCGAAACCACCCTCGGCGCCGCCCTGCCCTCGCTGGACGAGTCCATCGACCTCTTCACCGAGGCCTACCTGCGCGCGGTCGCCCTGCCCGGGGCGGACCGGGAGACACCCTGA
- a CDS encoding UbiX family flavin prenyltransferase, whose translation MGTAKRQPWVVGVSGASGTPYAASVIRALLAAGEAVDLIVSRAARLTILDETGISFRDAHWRADLARWLGTEDGLDDVRYWSAGDFAAGPSSGSYPAKGMLVVPATTGAVAGIALGLSKDLLQRVASVTLKERRPLVVCVRETPLNGVTLKHLVELDAQGAVVLPASPGFYAGGSTVRELVDFVAGRVLDAVDVPHSLYLRWEGELGAAAGKSGGGDGDRAEGE comes from the coding sequence ATGGGAACTGCGAAGCGTCAGCCGTGGGTGGTCGGGGTCTCGGGAGCGTCGGGGACGCCGTACGCGGCCTCGGTGATCCGGGCGCTGCTCGCCGCCGGTGAGGCGGTGGACCTGATCGTCAGCCGGGCGGCCCGGCTCACCATCCTGGACGAGACCGGCATCTCCTTCCGGGACGCCCACTGGCGCGCCGACCTCGCGCGCTGGCTGGGCACGGAGGACGGCCTGGACGACGTCCGCTACTGGTCCGCCGGGGACTTCGCGGCCGGCCCGTCCAGCGGCTCGTACCCCGCCAAGGGCATGCTGGTGGTCCCCGCCACGACCGGCGCGGTGGCCGGGATCGCGCTCGGCCTGAGCAAGGACCTGCTGCAGCGGGTGGCCAGCGTCACCCTCAAGGAGCGCCGTCCGCTCGTCGTCTGCGTGCGCGAGACACCACTCAACGGGGTGACGTTGAAGCACCTGGTGGAACTCGACGCGCAGGGCGCGGTCGTGCTGCCCGCCTCGCCCGGTTTCTACGCCGGCGGCTCCACCGTGCGCGAACTCGTGGATTTCGTGGCCGGCCGGGTGCTGGACGCCGTCGACGTGCCGCATTCCCTGTACCTGCGCTGGGAGGGCGAGTTGGGCGCGGCGGCCGGCAAGTCCGGCGGCGGGGACGGCGATCGGGCTGAGGGGGAGTAA
- a CDS encoding Lrp/AsnC family transcriptional regulator: MDTVDRQLIQALRENGRASYAELGRLVGLSGPSVTDRINRLEQAGVITGYRATVNPASLGFGVTALIGLQLTDAADHEDVAFRLKDLNEVEDCWFIAGDDSYMLKVRVADVAGLESVVKRISGTKGVARTRTTVVLSTKWENRVSELPPVGE; encoded by the coding sequence ATGGACACGGTGGACAGACAGCTCATCCAGGCGCTCCGGGAGAACGGCCGTGCGTCCTACGCCGAGCTGGGCCGACTGGTCGGCCTCTCCGGCCCGAGCGTCACGGACCGGATCAACCGCCTGGAGCAGGCCGGTGTGATCACCGGCTACCGCGCGACGGTCAACCCGGCCTCGCTCGGCTTCGGCGTCACGGCCCTGATCGGCCTTCAGCTCACCGACGCGGCCGACCACGAGGACGTCGCGTTCCGGCTGAAGGACCTCAACGAGGTCGAGGACTGCTGGTTCATCGCGGGTGACGACTCCTACATGCTCAAGGTCCGGGTGGCCGACGTGGCCGGCCTGGAGTCGGTGGTGAAGCGGATCTCGGGCACCAAAGGCGTGGCCAGGACCCGCACCACCGTCGTACTCTCCACCAAGTGGGAGAACCGGGTGAGTGAACTTCCTCCTGTAGGAGAGTGA
- a CDS encoding threonine ammonia-lyase, whose amino-acid sequence MALVGLEELRAARQRIAGVAVRTPLVPAPWASEGERRLWLKPENLQPTGAFKTRGAYNRLAALTADERSRGVVAQSSGNHAQAVAYAAQLLGVKAVIVMPDTSPAVKVEATRSYGAEVILVPPGERDTLPGELAEKHGYVWVPPYDDPFILAGQGTVGLEIAEDAPAELDTVLVPVSGGGLIGGTAAALKLTRPGIRVIGVEPELAADAQASLRSGRRVEWPVADTYRTIADGLRTPSVGVLPYEHITTYVDDIVTVTEDEIRATVALLARRGRLVAEPSGAVAPAAYFHRAAETGGQTVAAVVSGGNIDPGLLAELLSA is encoded by the coding sequence ATGGCACTGGTCGGTCTGGAGGAACTGCGCGCCGCTCGGCAGCGGATCGCCGGGGTGGCGGTACGCACCCCGCTGGTCCCCGCCCCCTGGGCGTCCGAGGGCGAGCGGCGGCTCTGGCTGAAGCCCGAGAACCTCCAGCCGACCGGCGCCTTCAAGACCCGTGGCGCCTACAACCGGCTGGCCGCGCTGACCGCGGACGAGCGCTCCCGCGGCGTGGTGGCCCAGTCCAGCGGCAACCACGCACAGGCGGTCGCGTACGCGGCGCAGCTGCTCGGCGTCAAGGCCGTGATCGTGATGCCGGACACCTCGCCCGCGGTGAAGGTGGAGGCCACCCGCTCGTACGGCGCCGAGGTGATCCTGGTTCCGCCCGGGGAGCGGGACACCCTGCCCGGCGAGCTGGCCGAGAAGCACGGCTACGTCTGGGTCCCGCCGTACGACGACCCGTTCATCCTCGCCGGCCAGGGCACGGTCGGCCTGGAGATCGCCGAGGACGCCCCGGCCGAACTGGACACCGTCCTGGTGCCGGTCAGCGGCGGCGGCCTGATCGGCGGGACGGCGGCCGCGCTCAAGCTCACCCGCCCGGGCATCCGGGTGATCGGCGTGGAGCCGGAGCTGGCCGCCGACGCGCAGGCCAGCCTGCGGTCCGGGCGCCGGGTGGAGTGGCCGGTCGCCGACACCTACCGAACCATCGCGGACGGGCTGCGCACCCCCTCGGTCGGCGTGCTGCCGTACGAGCACATCACCACCTACGTGGACGACATCGTCACCGTCACGGAGGACGAGATCCGCGCCACCGTCGCCCTGCTGGCCCGCCGCGGCCGGCTGGTCGCCGAGCCCTCCGGCGCGGTCGCCCCGGCCGCCTACTTCCACCGCGCCGCCGAGACGGGGGGTCAGACCGTGGCCGCCGTGGTCAGCGGTGGCAACATCGACCCGGGTCTGCTCGCGGAGCTGCTGTCGGCATAG